TCCGTTTTGCCCATCCCCGTATTCGTGCCTGAAGTCTCGTTTGGCGCATTGTTTGCATTGTTGTTATTTGTACAGCCTGTTACTGCCAGTGCCAACGCGGAAGCCAAAAGCAAAGACATCGTTTTTGTCTTTCTTTTCATAGAAACCCCTCCTGATAAATAATTGGTTTACAGCATGTCATAAGGCTTACGGATTGCTTGCCGACCCTTCACCTCCCAAACAGGATTCCGGCTTTTCCTGCACGGTTTCTCGTCGCTTTCTACCCTTTAATCGAGCCTACCAGTATCCCTTTCGTGAAATGCTTTTGGAAGAAAGGATAGATGCACATAATCGGGAACATCGTGATTATGATAACGCTCATTCGGACAGCCTGCGGGTCAAGCGAGTCTCCCGACTGATTAATGGCGACGTTGCCGGCACCGACCCTTCCCGCAATCGCATTGGTATCCAGGGTAAACAGATAGTTTCTCAACACCATCTGGAGCGGATATTTATCCTGATCCTGCAGATAGACCAATGCCTCAAACCAGCTGTTCCAGCTCCCGACCAGTCCAAATAGTGCAAAGGTTGCCAGCAGCGCCTTGGATAACGGCAGAACAATCTTGAACAAGACGATAAGATCGTTGGCACCGTCCATTAAGGCAGACTCTTTCAACTCCGCCGGTATATTATGGAAGAAGGTTCGAAACAGAAAGACGTTATAGGCTCCGATAGCCCCCGGAAGAATCATGACCCACACCGTATCCAGCATGTGCATGCTGCGCATCAGCAAATAGGTAGGAATCAAGCCTCCGCCGAAAAACATCGTAATCATCAGAAAGATGGTAAGAAACTTCTTCCCGACAAAGCCCTGAACGGTAAGGGGATAGGCCATCAAGGAGGTAAACAGCAGCATAAGC
This region of Paenibacillus sp. JDR-2 genomic DNA includes:
- a CDS encoding carbohydrate ABC transporter permease, which translates into the protein MKKMSLGSRTFDAVNIFIMLLIMVAILYPILNIIATSVSSARYISSGSVSVWPKGFNVEAYTTVFKDPFIFKGYLNSILYAVGSTGLMLLFTSLMAYPLTVQGFVGKKFLTIFLMITMFFGGGLIPTYLLMRSMHMLDTVWVMILPGAIGAYNVFLFRTFFHNIPAELKESALMDGANDLIVLFKIVLPLSKALLATFALFGLVGSWNSWFEALVYLQDQDKYPLQMVLRNYLFTLDTNAIAGRVGAGNVAINQSGDSLDPQAVRMSVIIITMFPIMCIYPFFQKHFTKGILVGSIKG